A single region of the Blattabacterium sp. (Cryptocercus kyebangensis) genome encodes:
- the dnaG gene encoding DNA primase, producing MISKETIKRIFSASLIEEVIGDFVFLKKSGLNYRGLSPFSNEKIPSLIVSPTKKIWKDFSSGKGGNIITFLMEYEKLTYVESLHYLAKKYNIKIHESEKNTDFRKINHEKYEILYLIQNYAKCFFIKQLHSTKEGQEKGLNYLMKKRGFDMKTIHKFELGYANSSWKLFTETALKKGFKICDLKKSGLTGLKKSNNFDCFRERVIFPIHDLSGGVIGFGGRTINSYSRTTKYLNSSENDIFQKSKILYGLFQAKKTLLRENLCYLVEGYADVISLYQSGIKNVVSSSGTSLSIDQILLIKKFTKNIVLFYDGDRSGIQASLRVINMFLEQEMNLRILFTHNGEDPDTLSKKYSYSQLRDFLGKKSYNFVSFKQKMFEKFFQDDPIKKSFLVLNILKSISKVSNLIQRELYIEEASKKLKIRKEIIIYELERISNKKIYKKKNKTISSISSEKNNKNILLLIEEKLIQFILNYGDKEVKIEGYKTTVSEKIFQTFQFHNFRFSLDFHQKIFDQICLQKDPIKKWKFFDNQNQKSYSLSKWNRKGIEVPSKEENIDRYLMDLLLKYKSQYFLKLIQQEISNFRKNIKIDNKKDLLEKIMNLTSLKNELNKKLHRYV from the coding sequence ATGATTTCTAAAGAAACTATAAAACGAATATTTTCTGCTTCTTTGATAGAAGAAGTTATCGGAGATTTCGTTTTTTTAAAAAAAAGTGGTCTAAACTATAGAGGTCTTAGTCCTTTTTCTAATGAAAAAATACCTTCTCTGATCGTTTCTCCTACAAAAAAAATATGGAAAGATTTCAGTTCTGGAAAAGGTGGAAATATCATCACTTTTCTTATGGAATACGAAAAATTAACTTATGTAGAATCCTTGCATTATCTAGCTAAAAAGTATAATATAAAGATTCATGAATCTGAAAAAAATACAGATTTTAGGAAAATAAATCATGAAAAATATGAAATTTTATACTTAATACAGAATTATGCAAAATGTTTTTTCATTAAACAATTGCATTCCACAAAAGAAGGTCAAGAAAAGGGATTGAATTATTTAATGAAAAAAAGAGGCTTTGATATGAAAACGATTCATAAATTTGAATTAGGTTATGCCAATTCCTCTTGGAAATTATTTACGGAAACAGCTTTAAAAAAAGGATTTAAAATATGTGATTTAAAAAAATCGGGTCTTACTGGATTAAAAAAATCCAATAATTTCGACTGTTTTCGTGAACGTGTCATTTTTCCAATACATGATTTGTCAGGTGGGGTTATAGGATTTGGTGGGAGGACCATTAATAGTTATTCCCGTACAACGAAATATCTAAATTCATCCGAAAACGATATTTTTCAAAAAAGTAAAATTTTGTATGGTTTATTTCAAGCGAAAAAAACTCTCTTAAGAGAGAATCTTTGTTATTTAGTAGAGGGATATGCAGATGTAATTTCTTTGTATCAATCTGGGATAAAAAATGTGGTTTCCTCTTCTGGTACTTCCTTGAGCATCGATCAAATATTGTTAATCAAGAAATTTACAAAAAATATTGTTCTTTTTTATGATGGGGATCGTTCTGGAATTCAAGCTTCTTTAAGAGTAATAAATATGTTCTTGGAACAAGAAATGAACTTACGTATATTATTTACTCATAACGGAGAAGATCCAGATACTCTTTCAAAAAAATATTCTTATTCTCAATTGAGAGATTTTTTAGGAAAAAAAAGTTATAATTTTGTTTCTTTTAAACAAAAAATGTTTGAAAAATTCTTTCAAGATGATCCAATTAAAAAATCGTTTTTAGTTTTGAATATTTTGAAGAGCATTTCAAAAGTATCCAATCTTATCCAAAGAGAATTATACATAGAAGAAGCTTCCAAAAAGCTAAAAATTCGTAAAGAAATTATAATTTATGAATTGGAAAGAATAAGTAATAAAAAAATTTATAAGAAGAAAAATAAGACTATTAGTAGTATTAGTTCAGAAAAAAACAACAAAAATATTCTTCTTCTAATTGAAGAAAAATTGATTCAGTTTATTTTAAATTATGGAGATAAGGAGGTAAAAATAGAAGGATACAAGACTACAGTTTCCGAAAAAATATTCCAGACTTTTCAATTCCATAACTTTCGTTTTTCTTTGGATTTTCATCAGAAAATATTTGACCAAATTTGTTTACAAAAAGATCCCATAAAAAAATGGAAATTTTTTGATAATCAAAATCAAAAATCCTATTCCTTATCCAAATGGAATAGAAAAGGAATTGAAGTTCCCTCCAAAGAGGAAAACATAGATCGATATCTTATGGACCTTTTATTGAAATATAAGTCCCAATATTTTTTGAAATTAATTCAACAAGAGATCAGTAATTTTCGAAAAAATATTAAAATTGATAATAAAAAAGATCTTTTGGAAAAGATAATGAATTTAACAAGTTTAAAAAATGAACTTAATAAAAAATTACATAGATATGTATAA
- the mtaB gene encoding tRNA (N(6)-L-threonylcarbamoyladenosine(37)-C(2))-methylthiotransferase MtaB, whose amino-acid sequence MDKKKVAFYTMGCKLNYAETSTIERKFSNLNYEHVSFKEVADIYVINSCSVTKNADSEFKYIVRSFMKKNSKSFIIAVGCYAQLNPKEISYIRGVDMVLGSEEKFKITDYLNKVLLFKRYPAKIISKKTSSYFSSYSIGDRTRSFLKIQDGCDYKCSYCIIPMARGPSRSESIENILKKIRLLFNKGVKEIVLTGINIGDYGKKIYGIHERRPYTFFDLIQAIDQIKEKGRIRLSSIEPNLLKKECIEFLSKSKHFVPHFHIPLQSGSNDILGKMQRRYRRELYQEKVKIIRNLIPDAYIGSDIIVGFPGETHKHFLETFHFLKKLEISSLHIFSYSERPHTKSIAIHGKVSKKIQWKRNKILRILSKKKYLFFCERQIYTKKTVLFENDSTNNEYLYGYTENYIRTKISSNPTFQNTLQNVLLTEVDKDGIMISKSIR is encoded by the coding sequence ATGGATAAAAAAAAAGTTGCATTTTATACAATGGGGTGCAAACTGAATTATGCAGAAACTTCCACTATAGAGAGAAAATTTTCTAATTTAAATTATGAACATGTTTCTTTCAAGGAAGTTGCAGATATTTATGTGATAAATAGTTGTTCTGTAACAAAAAATGCAGATTCGGAATTTAAGTACATTGTACGTTCTTTTATGAAGAAAAATTCAAAATCTTTTATTATTGCAGTAGGATGTTATGCACAACTGAATCCTAAAGAAATTTCTTATATACGTGGCGTAGACATGGTATTGGGTTCTGAAGAAAAATTTAAAATAACTGATTATCTAAATAAAGTCCTTTTATTCAAAAGATATCCTGCAAAAATTATTTCAAAAAAAACATCTTCTTATTTTTCATCGTATTCTATTGGAGATAGAACTCGTTCTTTTTTAAAAATACAGGATGGATGTGATTACAAGTGTAGTTATTGTATTATTCCTATGGCAAGAGGGCCCTCTCGATCTGAGAGTATAGAAAATATATTGAAAAAAATAAGGCTACTTTTTAATAAGGGGGTCAAAGAGATAGTATTAACGGGGATAAATATTGGAGACTATGGGAAAAAAATATATGGGATCCATGAACGTCGCCCCTATACATTTTTTGATTTAATACAGGCTATAGATCAAATCAAAGAAAAGGGTAGAATACGTTTATCTTCAATAGAACCTAATTTATTGAAAAAAGAATGTATTGAATTTTTATCGAAAAGCAAACATTTTGTTCCACACTTTCATATTCCTTTACAATCTGGAAGTAACGATATATTGGGAAAAATGCAAAGACGTTATAGAAGAGAACTTTATCAAGAAAAAGTGAAAATTATCCGGAATTTAATTCCAGATGCTTATATAGGTTCAGATATTATTGTTGGATTTCCTGGAGAAACACATAAACATTTTTTAGAAACTTTTCATTTTTTGAAAAAATTAGAAATTTCTTCTTTACATATATTTTCTTATTCTGAAAGACCCCATACTAAATCTATAGCTATACATGGAAAAGTATCTAAAAAAATACAATGGAAACGGAACAAAATATTAAGAATTCTTTCCAAAAAAAAATATCTTTTTTTTTGTGAAAGACAAATTTATACGAAAAAAACTGTTTTGTTTGAGAATGATTCTACGAATAACGAATATTTGTATGGATATACAGAAAATTATATTCGAACAAAGATATCTTCAAATCCCACATTTCAAAATACATTACAAAATGTACTTTTAACGGAAGTAGATAAAGATGGAATCATGATTTCTAAATCTATTAGATAA
- a CDS encoding peroxiredoxin has translation MNTLIAKKAPDFTANAVLNGKEIVPNFTLEQFKGRKYVLLFFYPKDFTFVCPTEIYAFQEKMKDFESRNVQIIAISTDTEQSHWAWLQIPKEKGGIYGVTYPIVSDINKTISHNYGVLSANWICNNEELKSTGEMIAYRGLFLIDKKGIIRHLLINDFPLGRNVDEAIRMIDALQYYEKIGEVCPANWKKGEKSMVASHSGILDYFSS, from the coding sequence ATGAATACATTAATTGCAAAAAAAGCGCCTGATTTTACAGCTAATGCAGTATTGAATGGGAAAGAAATTGTTCCAAATTTTACTTTGGAACAATTTAAGGGAAGGAAGTATGTCTTGCTATTTTTCTATCCTAAAGATTTTACTTTTGTATGTCCAACAGAAATATATGCATTTCAAGAAAAGATGAAGGATTTTGAATCTAGAAATGTACAAATAATTGCTATATCTACAGATACAGAACAATCTCACTGGGCTTGGTTGCAGATTCCAAAAGAAAAAGGGGGTATATATGGAGTTACATATCCTATCGTTTCCGATATCAATAAAACTATATCCCATAACTATGGAGTTTTGTCTGCAAATTGGATTTGCAATAATGAAGAATTGAAATCAACGGGAGAAATGATTGCTTATAGAGGATTGTTTTTAATAGATAAAAAGGGGATTATAAGACATCTTTTAATTAATGACTTTCCTTTGGGTAGAAATGTAGATGAAGCAATTCGTATGATAGATGCACTTCAGTATTATGAAAAAATTGGAGAAGTTTGTCCAGCAAATTGGAAAAAAGGGGAAAAATCTATGGTTGCTAGTCATAGTGGAATTTTAGATTATTTCTCTTCTTAA